One part of the Tunicatimonas pelagia genome encodes these proteins:
- a CDS encoding mannonate dehydratase, with product MIITMLLPPRYDERKWVLARQVGVSHAITKAMPSLSGKPAPYDLAALRSIQQEFREAGFTLYGLEGDQFDMQPIKLGLDNRDEWIDRYQQMLRNMGQLGIRLLCYNFMASVGWYRTRTDVVERGGALVSEFDIQDAKELVPEEELVSEEDLWRNLYYFLNAVLPVAQEAGVEMSLHPDDPPVSPLKGVGRILTSAEAFEKIWQHYPIAANKITFCQATFKLMDEDLYALSTKWLNEKRINYLHLRDVTGNKYHFRETFHDNGPAPMAELLQHYARCGFDGPLRPDHAPVMYGESQGTFDSGLSTGYEVTGKIFAIGYIKGIGEASGITIN from the coding sequence ATGATCATCACGATGTTACTGCCACCCCGCTACGACGAGCGAAAGTGGGTTCTAGCTCGGCAAGTGGGAGTAAGCCACGCCATCACCAAAGCGATGCCGAGCCTATCGGGCAAACCTGCTCCTTACGACTTGGCTGCGCTTCGCTCTATCCAGCAAGAATTTAGAGAAGCAGGCTTTACGCTCTACGGTCTGGAAGGCGATCAGTTTGATATGCAGCCGATCAAGCTGGGCTTAGATAATCGCGATGAGTGGATTGACCGCTACCAGCAGATGCTGCGTAACATGGGTCAACTAGGCATTCGTCTGCTCTGCTATAATTTTATGGCCAGCGTGGGTTGGTATCGCACTCGTACCGATGTAGTCGAGCGGGGTGGTGCCCTAGTAAGCGAATTTGATATACAAGATGCCAAAGAACTAGTTCCTGAGGAAGAGCTGGTAAGCGAAGAAGATTTATGGAGAAACCTCTATTATTTCTTAAATGCCGTACTGCCCGTTGCTCAGGAAGCAGGAGTAGAAATGTCGTTACATCCCGATGATCCGCCCGTCAGTCCGCTAAAAGGAGTAGGCCGAATTCTGACTTCGGCGGAAGCCTTTGAGAAAATATGGCAACACTATCCGATAGCGGCCAATAAAATTACCTTCTGCCAGGCCACCTTCAAGCTAATGGACGAAGACTTATATGCTTTATCAACCAAATGGCTCAACGAAAAGCGGATCAACTACCTTCATCTGCGCGATGTGACTGGAAATAAGTACCACTTCCGAGAAACTTTTCATGACAACGGGCCTGCTCCGATGGCCGAACTGCTTCAGCACTACGCAAGGTGCGGGTTCGATGGCCCGCTACGTCCCGACCACGCTCCGGTCATGTACGGCGAATCACAAGGGACGTTTGACAGCGGACTATCTACGGGCTACGAAGTAACCGGAAAAATCTTCGCTATCGGCTACATTAAGGGAATAGGAGAAGCATCGGGCATTACCATCAATTAG
- a CDS encoding SprB repeat-containing protein — protein MRNLFHTLVLTSFILALLYSCTYEVVPEPQNCDNAPALQLLTVTDADCGLASGAVQVEASGGEAPYLFRINDGSEQSDGLFSGLSAGSHIITVEDANGCEGTLEVQVANRDGVNTTVAKVDASCGSTDGQINVSAEGGAAPYQFRINDQPFQSNRIFSGLAPGEYEVITQDANGCESVQTVLLSSGVAFEAVETIVKNNCALSNCHDGTISPDFRTAATIQNRAARIQARTASKSMPPASSGRELTDQQIQDIACWVGDGASTE, from the coding sequence ATGAGAAACTTATTTCATACCCTAGTCCTCACTTCTTTCATTCTGGCACTACTATACTCGTGTACCTACGAGGTAGTGCCAGAACCTCAGAACTGCGATAACGCGCCTGCACTTCAGTTGCTAACCGTTACCGACGCCGACTGCGGTTTAGCCTCAGGTGCGGTGCAGGTAGAAGCCAGTGGGGGAGAAGCCCCCTACCTTTTTCGTATCAACGACGGCAGTGAGCAAAGCGATGGTCTATTTTCTGGCTTGAGTGCCGGGAGCCACATCATTACCGTAGAAGATGCCAATGGTTGTGAAGGAACCCTAGAGGTACAAGTAGCGAACCGCGACGGGGTGAACACCACGGTAGCTAAAGTAGACGCTAGTTGTGGTTCAACCGATGGCCAGATCAACGTGTCGGCCGAGGGAGGAGCGGCGCCTTACCAGTTTCGTATTAACGATCAGCCTTTTCAGAGCAACCGTATTTTCTCAGGGCTAGCCCCCGGTGAGTACGAAGTAATAACCCAAGATGCCAATGGCTGCGAGAGTGTACAGACCGTACTGCTATCCAGCGGAGTAGCTTTTGAAGCAGTAGAAACCATTGTGAAAAATAACTGCGCGCTGTCTAACTGCCACGATGGTACCATATCACCTGATTTTAGAACCGCAGCAACCATTCAGAACCGGGCTGCCCGGATTCAAGCTCGGACTGCTAGTAAGTCAATGCCCCCGGCTTCTAGCGGAAGAGAGCTTACCGACCAGCAAATTCAGGATATTGCATGCTGGGTAGGCGATGGAGCCAGCACTGAGTAA